CTTACGAAGAAGCAGTCAAACCGGCGGAAGCAACACAAGCCGACTGATTGTCCAACTCGTTGGAAATTCAACCATAAGCCAGCCTCGCGCTGGCTTATGCGTTTTCAAGACATGACTATTTGGGAGTAACTGCAGAGCATGTTCCGTAATTCCTATATTCAGCAGAACTCTGATATCCAGGCCGCAGGCGGCCTGGTCCCGATGGTTGTAGAGCAGTCCGCTCGTGGCGAACGCGCCTACGACATCTACTCGCGCCTGCTCAAGGAGCGAGTGATCTTTCTGGTGGGCCCGGTAGAGGACTACATGGCCAACCTGATCTGTGCGCAACTGCTGTTCCTTGAAGCCGAAAACCCGGACAAGGACATCCATCTTTACATCAACTCCCCAGGCGGTTCGGTGACGGCGGGCATGTCGATCTACGACACCATGCAGTTCATCAAGCCGAACGTGTCCACCACCTGCATCGGCCAAGCCTGCAGCATGGGTGCGTTCCTGCTGACTGCCGGTGCCGAAGGCAAGCGTTACTGCCTGCCGAACTCGCGCGTGATGATTCACCAGCCACTGGGCGGTTTCCAGGGCCAGGCGTCGGATATCGAAATCCACGCCAAGGAGATCCTGTTTATTCGCGAGCGCCTCAACACGTTGATGGCCAAGCACAGCGGGCACACCCTTGAGGAAATCGAGCGCGACAC
The genomic region above belongs to Pseudomonas poae and contains:
- the clpP gene encoding ATP-dependent Clp endopeptidase proteolytic subunit ClpP, with the translated sequence MFRNSYIQQNSDIQAAGGLVPMVVEQSARGERAYDIYSRLLKERVIFLVGPVEDYMANLICAQLLFLEAENPDKDIHLYINSPGGSVTAGMSIYDTMQFIKPNVSTTCIGQACSMGAFLLTAGAEGKRYCLPNSRVMIHQPLGGFQGQASDIEIHAKEILFIRERLNTLMAKHSGHTLEEIERDTNRDNFMSAEAAKAYGLIDAVIDKRPA